A single region of the Candidatus Buchananbacteria bacterium CG10_big_fil_rev_8_21_14_0_10_42_9 genome encodes:
- a CDS encoding carbamoyl-phosphate synthase (glutamine-hydrolyzing) small subunit yields the protein MRADIAQLVLPNHIKFKGKSFGYPKSIAGEVVFNTGMTGYVESLTDPSYRGQILVFSYPLIGNYGVPESKVVKGIPKYFESSRIQVAGVIVSDYSHDYRHWQAVRSLGAWLQQEKIPALSGIDTRHLTTILREEGSVLGKIQFPGDKIHFDDPNKRNLVSEVSITQPRVYKGGKQKIVVVDCGVKFNIIRSLLGRGFTVKHVPWDYDYSQDAFAGIVFSNGPGDPAMCPDTVNLLSQQYKKSKPILGICLGSQIMARAAGAKTYKLKFGHRSHNQPCLVKNTKRCYITSQNHGYAVRSSTLPRHWQVWMTNANDGTIEAIKHKSKPFWGVQFHPEATPGPVDTNFIFDEWVKLVKRQ from the coding sequence TTGCGCAATTAGTTTTACCCAATCACATAAAATTTAAAGGTAAATCTTTTGGCTACCCTAAATCGATTGCCGGTGAGGTGGTTTTTAATACCGGCATGACCGGCTATGTGGAAAGTTTGACTGACCCATCATATCGAGGACAAATCCTCGTTTTTTCTTATCCATTAATTGGTAACTACGGTGTACCAGAATCTAAAGTGGTGAAGGGGATACCAAAATATTTCGAATCATCTAGGATACAAGTAGCCGGCGTGATTGTGAGTGACTATAGCCATGACTACAGACATTGGCAAGCGGTCCGCTCATTGGGGGCGTGGTTGCAGCAAGAAAAAATTCCGGCGCTATCTGGAATTGACACTCGCCACCTAACAACTATATTACGGGAAGAAGGTTCAGTTTTAGGAAAAATCCAGTTTCCCGGCGATAAGATCCATTTTGACGATCCCAACAAGCGCAATTTAGTTTCCGAAGTTTCAATTACTCAACCGCGGGTTTATAAGGGCGGCAAGCAAAAAATTGTGGTTGTCGATTGCGGGGTTAAGTTTAATATTATTAGAAGCTTGCTGGGTCGCGGCTTTACGGTAAAACACGTGCCGTGGGATTATGATTACTCCCAAGATGCTTTCGCCGGCATTGTTTTTTCGAACGGGCCTGGTGACCCAGCCATGTGTCCGGACACGGTTAATTTGTTAAGCCAGCAATACAAAAAATCAAAACCAATTTTAGGGATTTGCTTGGGTTCGCAAATTATGGCCCGCGCTGCCGGGGCTAAAACTTATAAATTGAAGTTTGGGCATAGATCACATAATCAACCTTGTTTGGTGAAAAATACAAAGCGCTGCTATATCACCTCACAAAATCACGGTTACGCGGTAAGGTCAAGTACACTGCCAAGGCATTGGCAAGTTTGGATGACAAATGCGAATGACGGCACGATCGAAGCGATCAAGCACAAAAGCAAACCTTTTTGGGGAGTCCAGTTCCATCCCGAAGCCACTCCCGGACCGGTTGATACCAATTTTATTTTTGATGAATGGGTTAAATTAGTTAAGCGACAATGA
- a CDS encoding carbamoyl phosphate synthase large subunit, with product MSQKIRKVLILGSGALKIGEAGEFDYSGSQAIKALKDDGIKVVLVNPNIATVQTSKGMADEVYFLPVNRHFVTKIVAKERPDGLLLSFGGQTALNCGIELHRHGVLKRHGVKILGTPVEAIIKTEDRGMFNAELKKAGLLFPKSKYVNTMNEALKQAQSIGYPVMVRSAFALGGRNSGIAKDAAMLKKMIAKNVAVGDKFLIEECLVGWKEVEYEVVRDSFGNCVTVCNMENFDPLGIHTGESIVVAPSQTLNNYEYHWLREIAIKAVRHFGIVGECNIQYALNPQKNEYRIIEINARLSRSSALASKATGYPLAYIAAKLALGYSMTELQNAVTQKTIACFEPALDYITVKIPRWDLKKFNQVSKVIGTEMKSVGEVMAIGRSFEEALQKALRMLNVGVDGLDSIAKPVAIRKELRLPTDQRVFMVAEAFRKGLRGSEINRLTGIDRWFLYKIRKIIRTEQQIKKKKLTAELLYLAKQDGFSDKQIAKLKRQPESKIRSLRQRWKIKPVVKQIDTLAAEYPAQTNYLYLTYHGTQSDNLIDNKKASVMVIGGGPYSIGSSVEFDWCAVNAGRSSRKLGYQSIMINCNPETVSTDYDESDKLYFEELTAERVLDIIDIEKPKGVIVSVGGQIPNNLAKQLQQYHAPILGTQASDIDRAEDRHKFSALLDRLDIDQPGWKECRSEAEAKAFAKKVGYPILIRPSYVLSGAAMSVAFDDKQAANYLKKAVAVNQEHPVVVSKFISGAKEIEFDAVAQKGKLKYWVVGEHIENAGVHSGDASIVLPTQKLYAQTIDKIIVAAGKIAKELRINGPFNIQFLAINNEIKVIECNLRASRTMPFISKVKGLNIIELATKIMLGEAVKAPKPRTGLPFVAVKAPQFSFSRLRGADPVLTVEMSSTGEVACFGNNLPAAYLKSLIATGVTLPRRNIFLSLGGANNKIEFLDSAKELDRAGFNLFATPRTHNFLSQYGIESKVLHKASSRRTPNVTEYFEKKKIELV from the coding sequence ATGAGCCAAAAGATTAGAAAAGTATTAATTTTAGGTTCTGGCGCACTGAAGATAGGGGAGGCTGGTGAATTTGATTATTCAGGCTCGCAGGCAATCAAGGCCTTGAAAGACGATGGTATCAAGGTTGTTTTAGTGAATCCTAACATAGCTACTGTGCAAACATCAAAAGGCATGGCCGATGAAGTTTACTTTTTGCCAGTTAACCGGCATTTTGTTACGAAAATTGTCGCCAAAGAAAGGCCAGATGGTTTGTTGCTGAGTTTTGGCGGGCAGACTGCTTTAAATTGCGGCATTGAGCTTCATCGCCACGGCGTTTTGAAACGACACGGAGTAAAAATTTTAGGTACGCCGGTTGAAGCGATCATTAAAACTGAGGATCGCGGCATGTTTAACGCTGAATTGAAAAAAGCCGGGTTGCTGTTCCCGAAAAGCAAGTACGTTAATACGATGAATGAAGCTTTGAAGCAAGCTCAATCGATTGGTTATCCAGTTATGGTGCGGTCTGCCTTTGCTTTAGGCGGCAGAAATTCTGGCATTGCTAAGGACGCAGCCATGCTTAAAAAGATGATTGCTAAAAATGTCGCGGTCGGGGATAAATTTTTAATTGAGGAGTGCTTGGTTGGTTGGAAAGAAGTAGAATACGAAGTCGTGCGTGATAGTTTTGGTAATTGCGTTACTGTTTGCAACATGGAAAATTTTGATCCGCTTGGCATTCATACCGGAGAAAGTATTGTGGTCGCTCCGTCGCAAACATTAAATAATTATGAATACCATTGGTTGCGTGAAATTGCGATTAAAGCGGTGCGGCATTTTGGCATAGTCGGGGAGTGCAATATCCAATATGCGCTTAACCCACAAAAAAACGAGTACCGCATTATTGAAATTAACGCCAGGCTTTCTAGAAGTTCCGCTTTAGCCAGTAAAGCGACTGGCTATCCCTTAGCATACATTGCCGCGAAGTTAGCTTTAGGTTATAGCATGACTGAATTACAAAATGCAGTGACTCAAAAAACCATTGCTTGTTTTGAACCGGCCTTAGATTATATAACCGTCAAAATCCCGCGTTGGGACCTAAAGAAATTTAACCAAGTATCAAAAGTGATAGGGACAGAAATGAAGTCGGTTGGAGAGGTCATGGCGATTGGGCGGAGTTTTGAAGAAGCGTTGCAAAAGGCATTGAGAATGTTAAATGTCGGCGTTGACGGGTTGGATTCTATTGCTAAGCCGGTTGCGATTAGAAAAGAACTGCGTTTGCCGACAGACCAGCGAGTGTTTATGGTGGCGGAAGCTTTTCGTAAAGGTCTGCGCGGCAGTGAAATTAATCGGTTGACTGGCATTGACCGATGGTTTTTATATAAAATTAGAAAAATTATTCGGACTGAACAGCAAATTAAGAAAAAGAAATTAACGGCTGAACTTTTATATTTGGCTAAACAAGATGGTTTTTCTGATAAACAAATAGCTAAATTAAAGCGACAGCCTGAATCAAAAATTAGGTCTTTACGGCAAAGATGGAAAATTAAGCCGGTGGTAAAACAAATTGATACTTTAGCTGCCGAATATCCGGCCCAAACTAATTATTTGTATTTGACTTACCACGGAACGCAAAGTGATAACCTAATTGACAATAAGAAGGCATCAGTCATGGTAATTGGCGGCGGTCCATACAGCATTGGGTCATCGGTTGAGTTTGATTGGTGTGCCGTTAATGCCGGGCGAAGCAGCAGAAAACTCGGCTATCAATCAATTATGATTAATTGCAATCCAGAAACTGTGTCAACTGATTATGATGAAAGTGATAAATTATATTTTGAAGAATTAACCGCAGAACGAGTTTTGGATATTATTGACATTGAAAAGCCTAAGGGTGTGATTGTTTCAGTTGGTGGTCAAATTCCAAACAACTTGGCGAAACAACTACAACAATATCACGCGCCTATATTAGGGACTCAAGCAAGCGATATTGACCGCGCTGAGGATCGGCATAAATTTTCCGCCCTGTTAGACCGCCTAGATATTGACCAACCCGGCTGGAAAGAATGCCGTTCTGAGGCAGAAGCCAAAGCCTTTGCTAAAAAGGTTGGTTATCCAATTTTAATCCGCCCATCATACGTTTTGAGCGGCGCGGCAATGAGCGTGGCTTTTGACGACAAGCAGGCGGCAAATTATTTGAAAAAGGCCGTGGCGGTCAACCAAGAACATCCAGTGGTAGTAAGTAAGTTTATCTCTGGCGCCAAAGAAATAGAATTTGACGCGGTCGCCCAAAAAGGTAAGCTAAAATACTGGGTCGTTGGCGAACATATCGAAAACGCCGGAGTGCATTCCGGGGATGCGTCTATAGTTTTGCCAACCCAAAAGTTATATGCTCAAACGATTGATAAAATAATTGTCGCGGCAGGAAAAATTGCTAAAGAATTACGAATTAACGGGCCGTTTAATATCCAATTTTTAGCTATCAACAACGAAATCAAAGTCATTGAATGCAACTTACGCGCTTCACGCACCATGCCTTTTATTTCTAAGGTAAAGGGACTAAATATAATTGAGCTGGCGACTAAAATAATGCTTGGAGAGGCAGTCAAAGCACCAAAGCCGCGCACTGGTCTACCGTTTGTAGCAGTTAAGGCGCCGCAGTTTTCTTTCTCAAGGCTACGCGGCGCTGACCCAGTTTTAACTGTAGAGATGTCTTCAACCGGCGAAGTGGCATGTTTTGGGAATAATTTGCCTGCGGCGTATTTAAAATCATTAATTGCTACTGGCGTAACTTTGCCGCGCCGTAACATTTTTCTTAGTTTAGGCGGCGCTAATAATAAAATTGAGTTTTTAGACTCAGCTAAGGAGTTGGATCGAGCCGGGTTTAACCTATTTGCTACTCCGCGGACGCATAATTTTTTGAGCCAATACGGCATTGAATCAAAAGTTTTACATAAAGCTTCTAGCCGCCGCACCCCTAACGTTACAGAATACTTTGAAAAGAAAAAAATAGAATTGGT